AAAATAAAATGCTGGAAAAACGTTGGTTGTCAGGTTCTCAGTCTATCTACGAAGGTGCGTTTTGCAGCTTAATAGCATCAGACATTTTGGGGTAATCTCACATAATTAAACATTAGTCCACACGCACGTTGGCTACTACACTGCAATAATAACAAGTAATTTAGAGATAGTTCCTCCCAGCGATGAACACACTAAGCGTCCAGCAAAATACACGGAGGCGCGAACACAAAATACACGCAGTTAATTTCTAATTCTAGCCAACTGGTCCATTGACTCGATTTAGCATCTAGTAGATGAAGCGGATGTGGATGCATACCATGTAGAATGCTTCATTGTCAGCACTCCAAGCCAAGCCtgaggtgaggacgtcggagctcgGCCAACTGATGGATGGAGctatcttcttcctcctgccaccaCTGTTGTGCCACTCTCCTCTCCCAACCAAACCACAGATAACACTTGGCTCATATTTTGGTTCCTAAAACAAGAAACAGCAAAGGTCAAATGAGGCACCTGAAAGAGGTATGTTAAGAATGTAGTATGTACCCAAGAAAGAAACAATGGACACAAACAAAGCCATGTACCAGAGGATGCTCAAAGGCATATTTCTTCAGCACTTGCGCAAGCTCAGCGCGGATGAATAACTTCATCTCGTTATAACATGACCTCTTTTGTAGCAGAGTCTCCTTAGCCTCGTTGCACAGTTCAGCCGCATTGGGAGATACGGGAGCCGCCAACAGCAGTGCACTTTGTTTGAGAGTGGATATTATTTCCCCAAGAGACTCAGAGGAGATCCTGCCATCGGCGCTAGTGGCCAGCAAGAGCCGCAGGTCAATGAGCCTGTCGGGCGCCAGGGAAGCGAAGAATGATCCCAGCTCAGCATGTTGTGGGTGTCGAGCGGCTGCGGCTGCGTCAGTAAACTGCAGCGAGGTGTGCGTCTCCTGGGACAGGTCACAGCGTTTGCAGGAGAGGTGCTCCATCGCCCACTGCGTCGAGCATTGGGACTCGGAGCTTGCTCGGACGAGGGCAATGAGGCCTTCCAAGGAACGGACCTCCACACGAAGCATAGAGAGGGTGTCGAGGATGTCATACACCTCTACTTTGCAGTCAGCTGACGATGGGAGCGGGCGCAGTATGTGGTGGCAAAtggagttgatgatgatgttggagacaGGGTCCATGGGGCCATAGCAGTGGCCAGCGAATAGGATGTGGGGGATGAGGTGGAGCCACGTAGAGGGCAGCATGGCGAAGACTTTGAGATAGAAGCCGTGGATCATGTCGTGGAGCCTCATCCTGAGAGACCCAGTGTATTCACAGGCATCACCAGAACAGATCATGACCGCAGAGCCGAAGTGTGCTTTGGCGGTTTTCACGACCTTCTGCAAACAGGATGAGATCATGGATCTGTGCTCGTGAGGAGACCGCAGGGCCGCGAAGTGGTCTCCATGACGCTCGACATTTATGGTGAACATTTTGAAGCCATCGGAGCTTGTGGTGTTGGAAATGTCTAGTCTCCCTTCATCAGCCTTGAGGTCCCGGCAGTAGACAAGTAGCTCTCTTCTGCTTGGCCGCAAGCTGAACTGAAGATCCAAGGGGGCACCGACCTGGTATCGCAGCAAATCCATGATGGCAATGACATCATCGACGGTGATCTTGCGCCCTCCCTTCTCGAGCAAGGGGGCGGAGTCGCGGAGGCACTGTTTGGGCAGGGGCGACGCCTGGAGCCGCACCAGGTCATCAGGCGCAGGGTGCCGCCGCCCACGGCTTGCGGCGTACTTGAAGGCGGCTTGTGTCCTTTCAGAGGTGGGGTCGGGTGGTGAAACAGCAGCAGCGTGTAGATCGTGCTCGACCAGCTGGACTGCGAGGGCGAGATTGGCGCGTGACCAGTGGAGGTAGCGGGTGGCCTGTTCTTCGCTGAGGCATCCGAAGTAGCCAACCATGAATCTGATGAGAGCCTGGCGGGGCGCCCCAGCAATAGAGTACCATGTAGCCCTGCGGGTGGACGGCCCACAGGTAACCCTGCCGGAGGATGGCAAAACCCAGCTGGTGTTCCAGCTGCTGTAGTCACTGGGTTGCACCCTGTCGGCGGCCAGCCTCTTGGACCTCCTCCTGTCGGGCTTTGCCATGTCCCCGAAGTCGCGCGGGAGGAGGGCGACAGTGTTGAGGATGATGTTGGTGACGGGGTCGAGGAGGCCGAGGCAGAGGCCGCCTTCGCGCATGGATACGGCCAACTGGTCGGCGGCTTCCACCGGCATGTCATGGACAGGCAGCCGGCCGAACGCCTCCTCGTGCAAGTCGAGGAGGAGCTCCAGGAGATCGGCGTCCAAATTCGATTTGTCCAAGGGGGGAGCGTCGCACTCGCTGAACAAGCACGAGAACAGACCCCTGCACTCTCCCGGATCTGACGGCATCGGCTGTGATTCCTGGTGTCCGGCGGCAGCCGAGGGCCACGGCATCGGCCTCACTTTCTGCGGTTGGGCGGCGGCGGATCTAGGGTTCGGTGGCGTGGGATGACAGCACAAGACGATTGAGAGACTGCCGGTGGAGAAAGACTACAACGCAACGCGTCTGGTATGGGCACATAGGATACAACGCGTTTGGTATGAGCCAgaatcttcttttcttcttttctttttttcttttttctatatctatatctatctatctatctactttTTTTAGGGTAATATCTATctactccgttcctaaatatagggtgtatagtttttgacaTGAAAATTAAAGAACATATGTGgacggaaaatttcacaagttttggacgAGATTATACCTGACtagttgacatgagaaaatagagaagCTTGCCTTATATAAGGAAATGttatcaaatccctaaaaaaactATCTAAACGAGTGGTgaaacgcaatacaccttatattttggattttttctcaaaaatatatacaccttatatcaaggaacgaaaggagtattaaacaagcaaacattttcTTTTCTAACTGCACCCCGCACAGTGTACACATAATAATCCGGAGTAATTAGAGCCACATGATCGAATCCACTCATTTAGGTCTAACCATAAAGACAACAATAATCCTCATTAAAAATGCGTTTAGCAATTTTAAAGGGCGGATGAAAACTCTGCCATCCGCTTGCCCGCATCAGTTTAGGTACGAGGAAAAATGGCACAATATACGGAAACAACAGGACCGGGGCGGCGGCACATCTTGGGGAATCAGGGAGGAGAAGGATAGGCTTGGCGGCGGCTGAGGAGGTGCTCGTCGACGCGCAGGGTTGGATCGGGGCGCTTCCCCGCGGGCCGCGGCTGTCCTCGCGAAGCCACCTATCCAAAAGCAACGCTGCTCCCCGCCGCCATCCGAGGCGACGCCGCCTGCCCTCCTACCCAC
The DNA window shown above is from Triticum dicoccoides isolate Atlit2015 ecotype Zavitan unplaced genomic scaffold, WEW_v2.0 scaffold152298, whole genome shotgun sequence and carries:
- the LOC119344071 gene encoding uncharacterized protein LOC119344071, whose product is MPWPSAAAGHQESQPMPSDPGECRGLFSCLFSECDAPPLDKSNLDADLLELLLDLHEEAFGRLPVHDMPVEAADQLAVSMREGGLCLGLLDPVTNIILNTVALLPRDFGDMAKPDRRRSKRLAADRVQPSDYSSWNTSWVLPSSGRVTCGPSTRRATWYSIAGAPRQALIRFMVGYFGCLSEEQATRYLHWSRANLALAVQLVEHDLHAAAVSPPDPTSERTQAAFKYAASRGRRHPAPDDLVRLQASPLPKQCLRDSAPLLEKGGRKITVDDVIAIMDLLRYQVGAPLDLQFSLRPSRRELLVYCRDLKADEGRLDISNTTSSDGFKMFTINVERHGDHFAALRSPHEHRSMISSCLQKVVKTAKAHFGSAVMICSGDACEYTGSLRMRLHDMIHGFYLKVFAMLPSTWLHLIPHILFAGHCYGPMDPVSNIIINSICHHILRPLPSSADCKVEVYDILDTLSMLRVEVRSLEGLIALVRASSESQCSTQWAMEHLSCKRCDLSQETHTSLQFTDAAAAARHPQHAELGSFFASLAPDRLIDLRLLLATSADGRISSESLGEIISTLKQSALLLAAPVSPNAAELCNEAKETLLQKRSCYNEMKLFIRAELAQVLKKYAFEHPLEPKYEPSVICGLVGRGEWHNSGGRRKKIAPSISWPSSDVLTSGLAWSADNEAFYM